Proteins co-encoded in one Saprospira grandis genomic window:
- a CDS encoding SIMPL domain-containing protein, whose protein sequence is MRYSFFLLFAYFFLGQGLVFGQARGNARRSKGNYNYKAKSNSNYQAPLLQPEGDLPRASFFSHDEVLLEVRALSNQKASSYLAIFNIRQLGKTAEETDRLLQERFRSFKSKLQALGIAEQDIHLDMLSFVPVYELEEEKKLFSPKTYNEVPKGFEMQQNVHVSYRNAAQLGAIVSAAAQVEIYDLAKVEYFVENTAAVYEELRKEALAYLMREMVELEKIGLELDLASRRMAEAEGAVYPAERYASYQAFSSPSLDGKSRVDLQEKAQTQYYAPMPYNDFEIILNPEIQEPAVQFMYHLQFAFKLKKPAPEVKIEREKEFIWITPQGDMRLLKVEKAKEKRPQAPRPQPNTTVIPETN, encoded by the coding sequence ATGCGTTATTCATTCTTCCTCCTTTTTGCCTACTTCTTTTTGGGCCAAGGGCTTGTTTTTGGCCAGGCAAGAGGCAATGCCCGCCGCTCCAAAGGCAACTATAACTATAAGGCTAAGTCCAACTCCAATTATCAAGCGCCTCTCTTACAACCAGAGGGCGATCTGCCAAGGGCCAGCTTTTTTAGCCATGATGAGGTGCTGCTAGAGGTTCGGGCACTCTCCAACCAAAAAGCAAGCAGCTATTTGGCCATCTTTAATATTCGGCAGTTGGGCAAAACGGCAGAAGAAACCGACCGCCTGCTGCAAGAACGCTTCCGCAGTTTTAAGAGCAAACTACAAGCCTTGGGCATCGCTGAGCAAGATATTCACTTAGATATGCTTTCTTTTGTGCCCGTCTATGAACTAGAAGAGGAAAAAAAGCTATTTAGCCCAAAAACCTATAATGAGGTCCCCAAGGGCTTCGAAATGCAGCAAAATGTACATGTTAGCTACCGCAATGCAGCCCAATTAGGGGCCATTGTATCGGCTGCGGCCCAAGTGGAAATTTATGATTTGGCCAAGGTGGAGTATTTTGTAGAGAATACCGCCGCCGTTTATGAGGAGCTCCGCAAAGAGGCCCTAGCCTATTTGATGCGCGAGATGGTCGAGCTAGAAAAAATAGGCCTAGAACTGGATCTGGCCAGCCGCCGTATGGCCGAGGCCGAAGGCGCGGTCTATCCCGCCGAACGCTATGCCAGCTATCAGGCATTTTCTAGCCCTTCACTAGATGGAAAAAGCCGGGTAGACCTTCAGGAAAAGGCCCAAACGCAGTACTATGCGCCCATGCCCTACAATGATTTTGAAATTATCCTGAACCCAGAAATTCAAGAGCCCGCTGTGCAGTTTATGTACCATCTCCAATTTGCTTTTAAACTGAAAAAACCAGCCCCAGAAGTCAAAATTGAAAGAGAAAAAGAGTTTATTTGGATTACGCCTCAGGGCGATATGCGTCTGCTAAAAGTAGAAAAGGCTAAGGAGAAACGGCCCCAAGCGCCCCGCCCTCAGCCCAATACC
- a CDS encoding ABC transporter, producing MLEIKALDHRLGPKGPRLKIDQLAWPKAQYLLLGNAQAPELRAFFELLQGSRKIQQGEILWEGSQSLAHRRWAFQHLYSDFDFGPEKTVMKVLRFWARLEGLRPWAAHRLEEWGLSPNSKISQLGEAQKWALQIVLGLQRGVSWYLLERPFAQLSPAEAWPILQLLELAKKQHYGLLLWSSQSDSQALLGPEKQWLWRKGQLLPLSKLPPEQAIFDRQNYPD from the coding sequence ATGCTAGAAATTAAAGCGCTAGACCATAGATTGGGGCCCAAGGGCCCTCGATTGAAGATTGACCAACTCGCTTGGCCAAAAGCTCAATATTTATTGCTGGGCAATGCTCAAGCTCCCGAATTAAGGGCCTTTTTTGAGCTGCTGCAGGGCAGCCGAAAAATACAGCAGGGCGAGATTTTATGGGAGGGCAGCCAGAGCCTGGCGCACCGACGATGGGCCTTTCAGCATTTGTATAGCGATTTTGATTTTGGTCCAGAAAAAACCGTGATGAAGGTCTTGCGTTTTTGGGCCAGATTAGAAGGGCTGCGCCCTTGGGCGGCACATCGTTTGGAGGAATGGGGCTTGTCGCCCAACAGCAAAATTAGCCAATTGGGCGAGGCTCAAAAATGGGCCCTGCAGATCGTTTTGGGCCTGCAAAGAGGGGTCAGTTGGTATTTGTTAGAACGCCCATTTGCCCAGTTGAGCCCCGCCGAAGCCTGGCCCATTTTACAACTGCTAGAGCTGGCCAAAAAGCAGCATTATGGCCTCCTGCTCTGGAGCAGCCAAAGCGATAGCCAAGCCCTTTTGGGGCCAGAAAAACAGTGGCTTTGGCGAAAAGGCCAGCTGCTGCCTTTGTCTAAACTCCCCCCAGAACAAGCCATTTTTGACCGCCAAAATTATCCCGACTAA